CCACGAGAGGAACAAACAGCGATGGGTGGGGCCGTGGGGCTCAAGGGCGGAGCAAACGTCAGCAGTAGGCTGTGGGCGGGTCTGTGCAGGGCGGCGCTCACCGTCCTTCTCCTCGATGTCCACGAGCTTGGTGATGAAGTCCTTCAGCTGCGCCACGCCCTGGCGCACGGTGGGCTGCAGCGGCTCCATCCAAGCCTCCTTGGCCCTGGAAGCCGGCGTGTCCATGTTGCCCACGTTCTGGACTGCCTGGAGGTGACAGCAGGAAGGACCAGGTTCTGCTAGGTTAGGGGCCTAGCCACtgcaccccctcccaccccccctccccaagtctttgctactcaGCTGTAGCGATGGAGGCAGAGGCGACAGAGGCCATGCCCACGGGCCCCCTCCAGCCCCACTAGGGATCAGGGAGGAGAGGATCATGAAGTTTGATGCCTTATGATAACTGAGACCACTTGGGCCTTCCTCTGTAGGTTTAACTGACGCTGCTGCACTGGATACCCCACCCCGGTGCCGGGCACATAGGTGCAGCCTGAGAGTAAGCAGACCCGGGTTGGAAGGTCCCGCGATTCACCACCGACAGGATGGGCGGCCTTGGCAACCCCCGACCCCTCGCAGGCCTGTTCCCTTATCCATGAGATGGAGCTCGGACAAGGTGGCCACAGGAAGGCTTTGCAAACTGTGAAGTGCAGTGCCTACGTGGGCGTGCCAGTGGCCTCGCCGGAGCCGGTAGGGAACACTCTGCAGTCCAGGCCAGGGCCCCGGTAGGACACCCAGCTGTGCATCCCGCCCGTGGCCGCAAGGCCCGCACCTTGGCCAACAGGAGCAGGGTGCGGCTGGTGCGGGCGTCCGCGTGGCGCTCCCGCAGGTGGAAGAGCTTGGGCGACATGATGGCGGGAGAGAAGAAGCGCAGGCACAGGAAGCTGGTGACGGCGATGAACGGTACATTCTGGAGGGGTGCGGAAGAGCGCGGGCTGGAGTCCCCCAGACCAGGGCTCCTGGCAGCCCCCTCCCCTTAGGCTCCGTCCCTGACCCTCGCTGGGACACAGCCTCCCTGGTCCTCCCCAGCGCTCCCTGGTTCCCCACCGCTCTTCACCCCTCGCCCCAGCCCAGTCCAACCCGGCCCAGCCTAGCCCAGCGGGTGGAGGGCGCACCTCGTGCTGGGCGCCGGGGAAGCGCTCGCGCACGCGCCGGAAGAGCTGGCGGAAGGTGGCGCGCACCACGGCGGGGCACGCGCGAACCGAGCGGCTGAGCGCGCTCAGCAGGGCCCCCAGGTGGGCGCGCAGCGTCTGCGCGCTCTGCTCCAGCACCTCGGCCTCGGTCTGCGGGCGGTGCAGCCCGGAGCACCTGCGTGGAACGGGGCGGGTTGGCAGAGGAGGTCGCGGTCAGCGCCAGGGCCACGACAGGAACAGTGGCTCTCACAGCAGCCAGGACACGGACACAGGGGACAATACACGGGTGGGCAGAagcacaaacacacatgctgaCAGGGCCTGATCCCAACCCGCTGCCGCTGCACCCCGCAACCCCCGGAGTTACCCCCGGCCTCACCCTACATCCTTAACTTCCACTTTGCTGGGGTCCAGCTCCACGTACTTCTTCTCCTCAAACACCTTGTTGATGATGGGGCCCAGGACGCCGTGCAGGTACTGCATCCCGGCCACCTGGGGACCACCGCAGGTCACATTGATCCTGTCTCCCCCAGTCCCACTCCAGCTGCCCACCTTCTCCCGGCAGCCGCCCTTGCACCGTTTGCCTGCCGTATCCGCCCAGGAGGGGGCCAGGTACACATGCAGGGCAAACTGTttattcatgaatgaatgaatgagtgagtgaatgaatgactagAATTCTTAGcccttgtaatcctagcactttgggaggccaaggcaggaggatcacttgaggccaggagtttgagaccagcctgggcaacatagtgagactgtctctaacttaaattttaatcacacacacattctctttggggggggggggtgcggGGCACGGAGTCTAGCACggggcccaggctagagtgcagtggcgtgagctcactacaacctctggctcctggttcaagtgagtctcctgcctcagcctccccagtagctgggattacaggtgcccaccaccatgccaggctaatttttgtatttttagtagagatggggtttcgccatgttggccaggctggtctcgaactcctgaccttaagtgatccgcccgcctcagcctcccaaagtgctgcaattacaggcatgagccactatgcccagccacaTTCTTAACCTTAAAGGGCTCTGAATATGGAGATAGAACACTGGAGTCGAAGTCCCAGCCCCCTCTGTCGCTCTCTGAAGCTCAGTGTTGTCATTTGCAAGATGAGGACAATATAGCATGCAACCTCACCTTCAGAAAAGACTCCATGGACTTTGAGGCCAGAGAGTTGCTCCGGAACAGGGTGTTGGTCTCACCTACAAACAGAGGTCCCAGTGGGTAGGGGGCTGGCACAAAgcttttgggggagggggaggacagAGGACCTTGGGGCTGGGGGATCTAAGCTGGCCCCTCAATAAAGGGCCTCCTCGCCACCTCCCAGCCCACTGTCCCACCTCTGCCCTTGGCTCTGTTCCTTGCCTCCCTCCTCTCTGACCCCATCTGCCTCCTACAGGAGGAGCCCACCCAcccccaaacacctcccagtgTTCTGGGCCCAGCTCCTTCCCAGGCCTCACTGGTGCGACTCAGCTCCAGCTGGAAGAGCAGGTCCAGGAAGTCCTTggccagcccctgccccaggaagagCTTGAGCAGGTTCGTGGCCACGTCCTGGCGACACTCGGTGCTGGTTGTCTCCTCGATGAGTGGGATCAGCTGCCCTGGGCCCTGCAGGGAGAGGCACGGGGGATCCCGAACCTTTCCCTCTGAGGACCTCAGAGCATCCCAGGGAAAGAGGACATTTTCCCAAGGGGTGGCTGGGGACGGGGCCCTGGACACTGGCCAGCTCCTCACATCCCCAGACCTCAGGTTTCTGCTCTGCAGAATGGGTTTAGAAGGACAGGCGCACAGGCCTACTGCCACTGGACCCTCCCACCCTGCCCAGGCCCCCTCACCTGCATGCCCAGCTTGACCTCGTGGCACAGCAGGTGCACCAGTGGCTGGTAGTAGCTGGAGGGCAGCACCGTCTCGTCCCGCAGCCGCACCTCCAGCTGCAAGGAGCCCAGGTTGCCCCTGGAATGGGCAGCCTGTGACCTCTCCACCAGGGACTCAGGCCACCCTGGACCACACCACTCCCACGGCCTCCAGTTTTTTCCCTTGGGGCCGGCTTCCCATCTCTCTGCTCATGCCCTCCATCCGGGTGCCCTGCatagctctgcctcccaggctctgcccgggctatttattttctgtttttggaaaGCCCTTCCTGTCTCTGCACTCAAGGCACCTCTATCTGTCTTCGAGGTCtggctccctgccacctccaaGCTTGGGTATGTGGAGCTGCCAGCCTT
The sequence above is a segment of the Homo sapiens chromosome 7, GRCh38.p14 Primary Assembly genome. Coding sequences within it:
- the RASA4 gene encoding ras GTPase-activating protein 4 isoform X9 — encoded protein: MEALCVEAWDWDLVSRNDFLGKVVIDVQRLRVVQQEEGWFRLQPDQSKSRRHDEGNLGSLQLEVRLRDETVLPSSYYQPLVHLLCHEVKLGMQGPGQLIPLIEETTSTECRQDVATNLLKLFLGQGLAKDFLDLLFQLELSRTSETNTLFRSNSLASKSMESFLKVAGMQYLHGVLGPIINKVFEEKKYVELDPSKVEVKDVGCSGLHRPQTEAEVLEQSAQTLRAHLGALLSALSRSVRACPAVVRATFRQLFRRVRERFPGAQHENVPFIAVTSFLCLRFFSPAIMSPKLFHLRERHADARTSRTLLLLAKAVQNVGNMDTPASRAKEAWMEPLQPTVRQGVAQLKDFITKLVDIEEKDELDLQRTLSLQAPPVKEGPLFIHRTKGKGPLMSSSFKKLYFSLTTEALSFAKTPSSKKSALIKLANIRAAEKVEEKSFGGSHVMQVIYTDDAGRPQTAYLQCKCVNELNQWLSALRKVSINNTGLLGSYHPGVFRGDKWSCCHQKEKTGQGCDKTRSRVTLQEWNDPLDHDLEAQLIYRHLLGVEAMLWERHRELSGGAEAGTVPTSPGKVPEDSLARLLRVLQDLREAHSSSPAGSPPSEPNCLLELQT
- the RASA4 gene encoding ras GTPase-activating protein 4 isoform X7, which translates into the protein MAKRSSLYIRIVEGKNLPAKDITGSSDPYCIVKVDNEPIIRTATVWKTLCPFWGEEYQVHLPPTFHAVAFYVMDEDALSRDDVIGKVCLTRDTIASHPKGFSGWAHLTEVDPDEEVQGEIHLRLEVWPGARACRLRCSVLEARDLAPKDRNGTSDPFVRVRYKGRTRETSIVKKSCYPRWNETFEFELQEGAMEALCVEAWDWDLVSRNDFLGKVVIDVQRLRVVQQEEGWFRLQPDQSKSRRHDEGNLGSLQLEVRLRDETVLPSSYYQPLVHLLCHEVKLGMQGPGQLIPLIEETTSTECRQDVATNLLKLFLGQGLAKDFLDLLFQLELSRTSETNTLFRSNSLASKSMESFLKVAGMQYLHGVLGPIINKVFEEKKYVELDPSKVEVKDVLRAAPPADRGRGAGAERADAARPPGGPAERAQPLGSRVPRRGARHLPPALPARARALPRRPARECTVHRRHQLPVPALLLSRHHVAQALPPAGAPRGRPHQPHPAPVGQGSPERGQHGHAGFQGQGGLDGAAAAHRAPGRGAAEGLHHQARGHRGEGRAGPAADAEFAGATCEGGATLHPQDQGQGPPHVLLLQEALLLPHYRGPQLREDAQLQVCE